From one Sparus aurata chromosome 16, fSpaAur1.1, whole genome shotgun sequence genomic stretch:
- the LOC115566073 gene encoding uncharacterized protein C21orf58-like — translation MTIRVIGDIMLMQFSVGWKNRKHNMDDRAESAQSARSYDGQFDQLHRALRRKQHLLRRLREQHMLEDLHRPHTWGGSRKQDRSHYFMAPQPPPPLPFYQPTPVLPPPPEPPRIIQQTLPQQPATIIQQLPQQQPLITQIPPPQPYPAPRSGSIKEDMVEMMLMQNAQMHQIIMQNMMLRAMPPLGLSPPGGPSHYAPPKAYLRQEGYPVFVRPDVKPRGTAVHHHHHYGSNPAAQQLPPIIGHPTWIPGMQSVPAGQAGGQLPSIHHVTAPFTLPQLHR, via the exons ATGACAATCAGGGTTATTGGCGACATCATGCTGATGCAGTTTTCAGT AGGctggaaaaacagaaagcacaACATGGACGACAGAGCAGAGTCTGCCCAGTCTGCAA GGAGTTATGACGGACAGTTTGATCAGCTGCACCGTGCACTGAGGCGGAAGCAGCACCTACTGCGAAGACTCAGG GAGCAGCACATGCTAGAGGACCTCCACAGACCCCACACCTGGGGAGGGTCACGAAAACAGGACCGGTCCCATTACTTTATGGCCCCTCAGCCCCCTCCACCACTCCCATTCTACCAGCCGACCCCCGTTCTGCCTCCTCCACCTGAGCCTCCACGCATCATCCAACAGACT CTCCCCCAGCAGCCCGCCACCATCATCCAACAgctgccacagcagcagcctctgATTACCCAGATTCCTCCACCTCAGCCCTACCCAGCACCACGCTCAGGCAGCATCAAAGAGG ACATGGTAGAAATGATGCTGATGCAAAACGCCCAGATGCACCAAATCATAATGCAGAATATGATGTTGAGAGCCATGCCTCCCTTGGGCCTGTCACCACCTGGAGGGCCCAGTCACTATGCACCTCCAAAGGCATATCTCCGGCag GAAGGTTACCCTGTTTTTGTGAGGCCAGATGTCAAACCAAGGGGAACTGCtgtccatcatcatcatcactatgGTTCTAACCCTGCAGCACAACAGCTGCCACCCATCATCGGCCACCCTACATGGATACCAGGGATGCAATCTGTCCCAGCAGGGCAGGCAGGGGGACAACTACCCTCCATACACCATGTAACAGCCCCTTTTACACTCCCACAACTCCATAGGTAA